The proteins below come from a single Torulaspora delbrueckii CBS 1146 chromosome 5, complete genome genomic window:
- the TDEL0E00260 gene encoding uncharacterized protein (Ty like retrotransposon) — protein MHYQFPMMVPPFEMFPGQYQEMMMDHMMNGGRFRSPYYGFSDFGSPRYENSFQPSATSPGSNSERTDFHPQRDEQTTSSAGNSYNSMSMFGSIIRPELLTDVRGFNDWMKKFAFYLEKINLKDIIPNSFDETKRQPTRAESRHIEHVFNECVSPKYYPPWILKAMDEGLSMPEIITTAFEKITTCGNNFDAIKRLVSFRYDGKYDPRVYINKVKKAIAEWEEDGNILVPMTKAQLLSQGLRGDFMSIHSQLCVGKIEPNINAVDKEILSIYNSKMEHKITEEKTVKCSICHRNDHVAKYCDKRPEQIRDEFRSGRNQYSNKKKEIVSKQTPTRKSWTKNKAKANYANEADREPEIESDADHTDNELGLNQYYTETRRKKENKERFLLIDSGASTNILRNEDHLHDKTSDAGCLLEDAQGKQMKVLSKGTLQIQFLNSRPFKVDALSSPAAKTNLLSVGELLREGFYVNYRNKTIENKHGVPVAKMIQKGPYFWLSSKYLIKPQKTIIQKANNVNKVKYSVDYLHRLFGHVNVKSIKDSIKDRSIAGIEVDEVDWTNLEKFQCEICMMGKSTKGRHLMNSRLKYQKEYKPFQFIHTDLFGPVQVTAVNVPRYLLAFTDECTRYKWVFPLREKDSQSITARFSELVRFIETQLETKVLCFQMDQGTEFTNKTITQFFHDNGIITRFTTVGDSRSNGVAERTNLLLLNDCRTLLTSVKLPDDLWFYAVKFATLMRNSIVTTSTKESPRAKAGLTGLDISTVLPFGQPVIVNKPKTSSKLHSRGWKGYALCPSSVSFGYLIYVPGAPQDIIDTRHYRAIRDGVEPKETIIDSVIDHAEERDVNDRSDHDIPKEPSPLPNLNFDPKMIPSQNENLGGTNIQVVTKPKPTFNMDPSLLKIIQSGGTTGARAGSTLPQGDESEQNNISDPLPTASDQPDPTEKSPSGGTSALKLPPLMITKKNVTNVPILKPPVKQMVSTPPKLITIATDDENSVEEQNQSEPTSESEWYPSDPVSGGTNNSEEDESSSSEESSPADAPANNMKRKRNDSGEIEDQDGTTSQGSPPSSKQRIHYAQVTKNHSETHAERPSLSYKEAITYNSNAEEKEKFIAAYEKEIGQLLKMQTWDSDRVVNARDIRKNRIINSMFIFTTKRDGTKKCRFVARGDQQKPETYLENLQANTVHNYALMTCMAIALDNDMFITQLDISSAYLYAELKEELYIRAPPHLQLKDKVLRLNKSLYGLKQSGANWYQILG, from the exons ATGCATTATCAATTTCCAATGATGGTTCCGCCATTCGAGATGTTTCCTGGTCAATACCAGGAGATGATGATGGACCATATGATGAATGGAGGGCGATTCCGTTCCCCATATTACGGATTTAGTGACTTCGGAAGCCCAAGATATGAAAACTCATTTCAACCATCTGCTACATCGCCAGGTTCGAATAGCGAGAGAACTGACTTCCATCCACAAAGGGACGAACAGACAACAAGTTCTGCCGGAAATAGCTACAACTCGATGAGTATGTTCGGCTCAATAATCCGACCAGAACTGCTCACTGACGTAAGAGGATTCAATGATTGGATGAAAAAATTCGCCTTTTATCTCGAGAAGATAAATTTAAAGGATATCATTCCGAACTCGTTCGACGAGACCAAAAGGCAACCAACCAGGGCTGAATCACGTCACATTGAACACGTATTTAATGAGTGTGTGAGCCCAAAATACTATCCGCCCTGGATATTAAAGGCTATGGATGAAGGATTGTCGATGCCGGAAATCATTACAACCGCGTTCGAAAAAATTACCACTTGCGGGAACAACTTTGATGCGATAAAAAGGCTCGTGAGTTTCAGATACGATGGAAAATACGATCCCAGGGTATACATTAACAAGGTAAAGAAAGCTATCGCCGAGtgggaagaagatggcAACATCCTTGTTCCAATGACCAAGGCACAATTACTAAGCCAAGGCCTTAGAGGTGACTTCATGTCAATCCACTCACAATTATGTGTTGGGAAGATTGAACCCAACATTAATGCTGTTGACAAGGAAATCTTGTCAATATACAATTCAAAAATGGAACATAAAATAACAGAGGAAAAAACTGTCAAATGTTCCATCTGCCATAGAAATGATCATGTGGCCAAGTACTGTGATAAAAGACCTGAACAAATTCGAGATGAATTCAGATCAGGCAGGAACCAGTACAGCAACAAAAAAAAGGAGATAGTGTCCAAGCAGACTCCAACCAGAAAATCTTGGACAAAAAATAAGGCTAAAGCTAATTATGCCAATGAAGCAGATCGCGAGCCAGAGATCGAATCAGATGCAGACCACACTGATAACGAACTT GGCCTGAACCAATACTATACTGAAACTAGAAGAAAAAAGGAAAACAAGGAAAGATTCCTGTTAATCGACTCTGGCGCATCTACAAATATACTGCGCAACGAAGATCATCTGCATGATAAGACATCAGATGCAGGGTGTTTACTAGAAGATGCTCAAGGCAAACAGATGAAAGTGCTATCAAAAGGAACTTTACAAATACAGTTTCTGAATAGCAGACCTTTCAAAGTCGACGCCCTTTCATCCCCCGCTGCCAAAACCAATTTATTAAGTGTTGGTGAGTTATTGAGAGAGGGATTTTATGTTAACTACAGGAACAAAACTATTGAAAATAAGCATGGAGTTCCGGTGGCTAAAATGATCCAGAAAGGACCATACTTCTGGCTATCATCAAAATACTTGATCAAACCTCAGAAGACAATTATACAAAAGGCCAACAACGTCAATAAGGTCAAATATTCCGTGGACTACCTACATAGACTGTTTGGACATGTCAATGTCAAAAGCATTAAGGACAGTATTAAAGACAGATCCATAGCTGGTATCGAGGTCGATGAAGTCGACTGGACcaatcttgaaaagttccAGTGCGAGATATGTATGATGGGGAAATCTACCAAAGGTAGACATTTAATGAATTCTCGATTGAAATATCAGAAGGAGTACAAACCATTCCAATTCATTCATACAGATCTTTTCGGTCCGGTACAAGTTACGGCTGTTAATGTACCAAGATATCTTCTCGCATTCACTGACGAATGCACTAGATACAAATGGGTTTTTCCTCTaagagagaaagattcACAAAGTATTACTGCACGGTTCTCCGAGCTAGTACGGTTTATTGAGACACAACTGGAAACAAAGGTTCTATGCTTCCAGATGGACCAAGGAACTGAGTTCACCAACAAAACAATCACACAATTCTTCCACGACAATGGAATTATTACTCGTTTCACTACAGTAGGTGACTCAAGAAGTAATGGGGTGGCCGAAAGGACTAATCTGCTCTTACTTAACGACTGCCGAACATTACTCACTTCCGTCAAACTCCCTGATGATTTATGGTTTTATGCTGTTAAATTCGCCACTTTAATGCGAAATTCAATAGTAACCACAAGCACAAAGGAGTCACCAAGAGCAAAGGCAGGTCTGACAGGACTTGATATTAGCACAGTCCTACCATTCGGACAACCAGTAATCGTGAACAAACCCAAAACATCCAGCAAGCTACACAGCAGAGGTTGGAAAGGATACGCTCTGTGCCCATCATCAGTATCGTTCGGATACCTCATCTACGTGCCCGGGGCACCTCAAGATATAATTGACACCCGCCACTACCGAGCTATCCGTGATGGAGTGGAACCTAAAGAGACAATTATAGACTCTGTTATCGATCACGCTGAAGAGCGAGATGTCAACGACAGATCTGACCATGACATCCCTAAAGAACCATCTCCATTACCTAACTTGAATTTCGATCCTAAGATGATCCCCTCACAGAATGAAAACTTGGGTGGTACCAACATACAGGTTGTTACCAAACCTAAACCCACTTTTAACATGGACCCttcacttttgaaaataatCCAATCGGGTGGTACCACAGGAGCAAGAGCCGGTTCCACATTACCACAAGGTGATGAGTCCGAGCAAAATAATATCTCCGATCCATTACCAACCGCGTCGGATCAGCCCGATCCGACAGAGAAATCTCCTTCGGGTGGTACTAGTGCGCTTAAACTACCACCTTTGATGATCACCAAGAAAAACGTAACAAACGTGCCGATTTTGAAACCACCAGTCAAACAGATGGTCAGTACTCCTCCCAAGCTAATAACAATAGCCACGGACGACGAGAACTCCGTTGAGGAACAGAATCAATCTGAACCTACATCTGAGTCTGAGTGGTATCCATCTGACCCCGTTTCGGGGGGCACCAATaattctgaagaagacgagtcaagttcttcagaagAATCCTCTCCTGCAGACGCACCTGCGAATAAcatgaagaggaaaagaaacGACTCTGGGGAAATCGAAGACCAGGATGGAACCACGAGTCAGGGATCGCCGCCGTCCTCAAAGCAGCGCATCCATTATGCCCAAGTAACCAAGAATCACAGCGAAACTCATGCGGAAAGACCATCCCTGAGTTACAAAGAAGCTATCACCTACAACAGCAAtgctgaagaaaaggaGAAGTTTATCGCTGCGTATGAAAAGGAAATTGGgcagttgttgaaaatgcAAACCTGGGACAGCGACAGAGTTGTGAATGCACGGGATATCCGAAAAAACAGGATAATCAATTCCATGTTTATATTCACTACAAAGCGCGATGGCACAAAAAAGTGTCGTTTCGTCGCTAGAGGTGACCAGCAAAAGCCGGAAACATATCTAGAGAACTTACAGGCAAACACCGTGCACAATTACGCACTAATGACCTGTATGGCCATAGCCTTGGACAACGATATGTTCATCACGCAGCTGGACATCTCATCAGCATATTTATATGCTGAGCTAAAAGAGGAACTCTATATAAGGGCACCTCCCCATCTACAGTTGAAAGACAAAGTACTGCGATTAAACAAATCACTGTACGGACTAAAACAAAGCGGGGCAAACTGGTACCAAATCTTAGGGTGA
- the TDEL0E00270 gene encoding alkene reductase → MSKEAAEALVSNFEADALNETNLFKSLKVGKSELQHRAVLAPLTRMRALYPGNVPNGKLAGEYYEQRSRRPGTLIITEGTFTSAQSGGYDNAPGIWSQEQITEWKGIFSKIHKNKSFVYLQLWVLGRQAYADSLARDGLRYDSASDGVYMDEELKEKALKSNNPQHGLTNDEIKQYVEDYVQAARNAIEAGADGVEIHSANGYLLNQFLDPISNKRADEYGGSIENRARFTLEVVDALIEAVGHDKVAIRFSPYGTFGGMSGGRDLGLVAQYAYVIGELERRANQGRRLAYIHLVEPRVTSPEFTEGQNAYLDGTNDFALSIWKGPIIRAGNLALHPEVVREMIEDDRTLIAYGRLFIANPDLPDRIAKGLPLNPYDRNTFYFPGSEGYIDYPFYKDSALPA, encoded by the coding sequence ATGAGCAAGGAGGCAGCGGAGGCTCTGGTCAgcaattttgaagctgaCGCTTTAAATGAAACCAATTTATTCAAGTCACTCAAGGTTGGCAAGAGTGAACTGCAACACCGTGCTGTGTTGGCTCCTTTGACAAGGATGAGAGCACTCTACCCGGGCAACGTTCCAAATGGTAAACTAGCAGGCGAATACTACGAGCAACGCTCAAGAAGACCAGGAACTTTGATTATCACAGAAGGTACATTTACTTCGGCGCAGAGTGGAGGGTACGATAATGCGCCTGGGATATGGTCTCAGGAACAGATCACCGAATGGAAGggaatcttttcaaagattcacAAGAACAAATCATTTGTATACCTTCAATTGTGGGTTTTGGGTAGACAAGCTTATGCTGATTCGCTTGCTAGAGACGGTCTTCGTTACGATTCTGCCTCCGACGGAGTTTACATGGACGAAGAACTAAAGGAAAAAGCCTTAAAGAGTAACAACCCGCAACACGGCCTAACTAACGACGAGATCAAGCAGTATGTTGAGGATTATGTCCAGGCCGCCAGAAACGCGATCGAGGCGGGAGCGGATGGCGTCGAGATACACAGCGCCAACGGGTACTTGTTGAACCAGTTTTTGGATCCTATTTCTAATAAGAGAGCTGATGAATATGGTGGATCGATTGAAAACAGAGCGCGTTTTACTTTAGAAGTAGTCGACGCACTTATTGAAGCTGTCGGCCACGATAAGGTCGCTATAAGATTCTCTCCTTACGGAACGTTCGGTGGTATGTCTGGCGGTCGGGATTTAGGACTAGTTGCTCAATATGCTTACGTCATCGGTGAATTGGAAAGAAGGGCCAATCAAGGGCGTCGTTTGGCATACATTCATCTAGTTGAACCTCGAGTTACTAGCCCAGAATTCACTGAGGGTCAAAATGCGTACCTTGACGGAACGAATGATTTTGCTCTTTCAATCTGGAAAGGGCCCATAATCAGAGCCGGTAATTTGGCTCTCCATCCCGAGGTTGTGAGGGAGATGATCGAAGATGACAGAACGTTGATCGCTTATGGACGACTATTCATTGCCAACCCAGATCTCCCTGATCGTATCGCCAAAGGTCTACCCTTAAATCCATATGATAGAAACACGTTCTACTTTCCTGGTAGCGAAGGTTATATAGATTACCCGTTTTATAAAGATAGCGCATTGCCTGCTTAA
- the TDEL0E00280 gene encoding uncharacterized protein, giving the protein MPPQKKKLVFITGASAGIGYALAVEFAKRGTYKVYAGARSVDKLKTLEQYGVIAIAFDITNSESIIKARDLITKETDGGLDILYNNVGVASKDSIFDISLKEYRKIFDTNFFGHIEVLQAFQHLLLKSKGLVAFTDSVIDLAPIPFASAYFTSKAAFHGLGEAFALETNSLGIKVLQVRTGRVASDISEGVNPQVSPNSVYYLEDENIFAGAFDDASPSEIYAKDVVNDVERSIRKGTLYAVTYRGKMASTAAYLNWLPFWIWSKVILRFLGINGAFAKIAAKLNKPKLRDGI; this is encoded by the coding sequence ATGCCCcctcaaaagaagaaattagtCTTTATCACCGGTGCATCAGCTGGTATCGGTTATGCTTTAGCTGTCGAGTTTGCCAAGCGAGGTACTTACAAGGTTTACGCAGGTGCCAGAAGTGTTGATAAGTTGAAAACCCTTGAGCAATATGGGGTTATCGCAATCGCCTTTGATATCACCAACAGTGAATCAATCATCAAAGCTAGAGATTTGATTACCAAGGAAACAGATGGTGGATTAGATATATTGTACAATAATGTTGGTGTTGCCTCTAAAgattcaatttttgatatttcattgaaagaatatCGTAAAATCTTTGACACCAATTTCTTTGGTCACATTGAAGTTCTCCAAGCGTTTCAACATTTATTATTGAAATCCAAAGGTCTAGTGGCATTTACAGATTCAGTTATTGATTTGGCTCCAATTCCTTTCGCATCAGCGTATTTTACATCAAAAGCAGCGTTCCATGGTCTTGGAGAAGCATTTGCTCTTGAGACAAATAGTTTAGGGATCAAAGTTCTACAGGTTAGAACTGGCCGCGTTGCCTCAGATATTAGTGAAGGTGTAAATCCACAAGTCTCTCCAAACTCTGTCTAttatttggaagatgaaaataTTTTTGCTGGAGCTTTTGATGATGCCTCTCCTAGTGAAATTTATGCGAAAGATGTTGTTaatgatgttgaaagatccaTTAGAAAAGGTACTTTATACGCTGTGACATACAGAGGTAAAATGGCCAGCACTGCAGCCTATTTAAACTGGTTACCattttggatttggagTAAAGTCATTTTGAGATTCCTGGGTATCAATGGTGCTTTTGCTAAGATAGCTGCCAAACTTAACAAACCAAAACTTCGTGATGGAATCTAG
- the TDEL0E00290 gene encoding uncharacterized protein — protein sequence MGDLPSRVVHTPTDCGKTDMFLLSLIAPASKNCKYVSLVFIPYNVILVDSMRRLKTKNLL from the coding sequence ATGGGGGACCTGCCTTCCAGAGTAGTACATACGCCAACGGATTGCGGTAAAACAGATATGTTCCTTCTGTCACTCATCGCACCAGCCTCAAAGAATTGTAAGTATGTATCACTCGTCTTCATACCATACAACGTCATTCTGGTGGATTCCATGAGGAGGCTAAAGACCAAAAACCTTCTTTGA